One Nicotiana tomentosiformis chromosome 4, ASM39032v3, whole genome shotgun sequence genomic window carries:
- the LOC104095530 gene encoding cysteine protease XCP1-like, with translation MAFFSISKLSLLVLFSISLLACTSFARDHSIVGYSSDDLTCIDKLINLFEHWMDKHGKIYKSIEEKLRRFEIFKDNLKHIDETNKIVSNYWLGLNEFADLSHDEFKKMYLGLKVDNELLNKREKSQQEFAYRDFVDLPKSVDWRKKGAVTPVKNQGQCGSCWAFSTVAAVEGINQIKTGNLTSLSEQELIDCDTTYNNGCNGGLMDYAFQFIISNGGLHKEDDYPYLMEEGTCDEKRDESEVVTIDGYRDVPTNDEQSLLKALANQPLSVAIEASGRDFQFYSGGVFDGHCGTELDHGVSAVGYGTTKGADYIIVKNSWGPKWGEKGFIRMKRNTGKAEGKCGINKMVSFPVKKK, from the exons ATGGCTTTTTTCTCTATTTCCAAGTTGTCACTTCTAGTCCTTTTTTCTATCTCCCTCCTGGCCTGCACCTCATTCGCTCGCGATCATTCGATCGTGGGATATTCTTCAGATGACTTGACTTGTATTGATAAGCTTATTAATCTTTTTGAGCATTGGATGGATAAACATGGCAAGATTTATAAGAGCATTGAAGAGAAATTGCGTAGATTTGAGATTTTCAAGGATAATTTGAAGCATATTGATGAGACGAATAAGATAGTTAGTAACTATTGGCTTGGTCTAAATGAGTTTGCTGATTTGAGCCATGACGAGTTCAAGAAGATGTATTTaggactcaaagttgataatgaatTGCTTAACAAAAGAGAAAAATCCCAGCAAGAATTTGCATACAGAGATTTTGTGGATTTGCCAAAGTCTGTTGATTGGAGAAAGAAAGGTGCTGTCACTCCTGTCAAGAACCAGGGTCAATGTG GTAGTTGTTGGGCATTCTCAACGGTAGCGGCAGTAGAGGGAATAAACCAAATAAAGACAGGGAATTTGACATCGTTGTCGGAACAAGAGCTCATAGACTGTGACACAACATACAACAATGGTTGCAATGGAGGCCTAATGGATTATGCTTTTCAATTCATCATCTCTAATGGAGGTCTTCACAAAGAAGATGATTATCCTTACCTTATGGAAGAAGGAACTTGTGATGAAAAGAGA GATGAATCTGAGGTGGTAACAATTGATGGATATCGTGATGTACCAACCAATGATGAGCAAAGTCTATTGAAAGCACTTGCAAACCAACCTTTAAGTGTGGCTATTGAGGCTTCTGGCAGGGATTTCCAATTTTATAGTGGG GGAGTATTTGATGGACATTGTGGAACAGAATTAGATCATGGGGTTTCAGCAGTTGGATATGGAACCACAAAAGGAGCAGATTATATCATTGTTAAGAATTCTTGGGGACCTAAATGGGGAGAGAAAGGTTTCATTAGGATGAAGAGAAATACAGGCAAAGCTGAAGGCAAATGTGGCATTAACAAAATGGTTTCTTTCCCGGTCaaaaagaagtga
- the LOC104095529 gene encoding probable inorganic phosphate transporter 1-9, translating into MALKVLTALDSAKTQYYHFKAIIIAGMGLFTDAYDLFCIPPIMKLIGRIYYGSSRDVPQAVTSAMVVTALLGTVIGQLVFGRLGDLIGRRKVYGFALMIMLLSSFGCGHSICTSRTCVLFSLGFFRFLLGLGIGGDYPLSATIMSEFSNKRTRGAFIAGVFSMQGFGILASSTVTMIVCSIFDRATSGGSERSLHSADLAWRIILMIGAVPAGFTYYWRMMMPETARYTALVERNVPQAAKDMEKVLDISASQIAEEFCVYPRNSPPSYSFFSKTFIHSHGRDLFACSISWFLVDIVFYSSNLFQSQIYKRYLSKKQEVNAFQEAFEVARLQAIIAICSTIPGYFATMYFIDRFGRVKIQMMGFFFMAISLLAIGIPYYSYWNNNTNGWFMFLYGLTFFFSNFGPNTTTFIVPAELFPARFRTTCHGISGAIGKVGAIIGSVGFLWASHNKKDDGYTKGIGMTASLILLAGVCLVGMIVTYFFTPETMGKSLEENENIISEHHQRENSAVTV; encoded by the exons ATGGCACTCAAAGTCCTTACTGCCCTTGACTCAGCTAAAACACAATACTATCACTTCAAGGCGATTATCATCGCCGGTATGGGCTTATTCACTGATGCATACGACCTCTTTTGTATCCCTCCGATCATGAAACTCATTGGTCGAATCTACTATGGATCATCCAGAGACGTGCCCCAGGCCGTCACATCCGCTATGGTTGTGACGGCCCTTTTGGGCACGGTTATCGGTCAACTAGTTTTCGGCCGATTAGGTGACCTAATCGGCCGACGCAAAGTCTATGGCTTTGCTCTCATGATCATGCTCTTGAGCTCTTTTGGTTGTGGACACTCTATATGCACGTCCAGGACATgtgttttattcagtcttggattTTTTAGGTTCTTGTTAGGGCTTGGGATAGGTGGAGATTACCCTCTATCAGCAACAATTATGTCTGAATTTTCTAATAAGAGGACAAGGGGTGCGTTTATTGCTGGAGTTTTCTCAATGCAGGGATTTGGAATACTTGCTAGTTCTACTGTTACAATGATTGTTTGTTCTATTTTCGATCGTGCTACTTCAGGAGGAAGTGAGAGATCACTTCACAGTGCAGACTTAGCTTGGAGAATTATACTAATGATTGGCGCTGTTCCAGCAGGGTTTACTTATTACTGGCGTATGATGATGCCTGAGACTGCCAG GTATACGGCTTTAGTTGAAAGAAATGTGCCACAAGCAGCTAAGGACATGGAAAAAGTACTCGATATTTCAGCAAGTCAGATTGCTGAGGAGTTTTGTGTTTATCCAAGAAATTCACCACCCTCTTATTCCTTTTTCTCCAAAACATTCATTCATAGCCATGGCCGTGATCTCTTTGCTTGTTCAATTTCTTGGTTTTTAGTCGATATTGTTTTCTACAGCAGCAATCTCTTTCAATCCCAAATATACAAACGCTATCTTagtaaaaagcaagaggtaaatgCTTTTCAAGAAGCTTTTGAAGTTGCAAGACTCCAAGCTATTATTGCAATTTGTTCAACAATTCCAGGCTATTTCGCGACTATGTATTTTATCGATCGATTTGGGAGAGTCAAAATCCAAATGATGGGATTTTTCTTCATGGCAATAAGTTTATTAGCAATTGGAATTCCATATTATTCATATTGGAATAATAACACCAATGGTTGGTTCATGTTTTTATATGGCCTAACGTTTTTTTTCTCTAATTTTGGTCCAAACACAACTACTTTTATAGTGCCCGCGGAACTTTTTCCTGCTCGTTTCAGAACAACATGTCATGGCATTTCTGGGGCTATCGGTAAAGTTGGTGCAATTATTGGATCAGTAGGTTTTTTATGGGCTTCTCATAATAAAAAAGATGATGGTTATACTAAAGGGATTGGAATGACAGCCTCGTTAATACTTTTAGCTGGAGTTTGTCTAGTGGGAATGATCGTTACATATTTTTTTACCCCCGAGACAATGGGAAAATCACTAGAGGAAAATGAGAATATTATCAGTGAACATCATCAAAGAGAAAATAGTGCTGTTACAGTTTAA
- the LOC108945010 gene encoding uncharacterized mitochondrial protein AtMg00820-like has translation MKTKGALKKKANIALISQIEPKKIEEALKDSSWLQAMQEELDQFDKNQVWKLMPKPENAPIIGTKWVFRNKLNEDGKVVRNKARLVAQGYSQQKGVDYDETFAPVARLESIRILLAYASFKRFRMF, from the coding sequence ATGAAAACCAAGGGAGCTCTCAAGAAGAAAGCTAACATAGCACTGATTTCCCAGATTGagccaaagaaaatagaggaagcTTTGAAAGACTCAAGCTGGCTGCAAGCAATGCAGGAAGAGCTAGATCAATTCGACAAAAATCAAGTATGGAAACTGATGCCCAAGCCTGAAAATGCTCCCATAATTGgaacaaaatgggtcttcagaaataaGCTGAATGAGGATGGAAAAGTTGTGAGAAACAAAGCCAGATTAGTTGCTCAAGGATACTCTCAACAAAAAGGAGTCGACTATGACGAAACCTTCGCTCCAGTAGCTCGACTAGAATCTATACGAATTCTTCTTGCATATGCATCCTTTAAAAGATTCAGGATGTTCTAG